The Micropterus dolomieu isolate WLL.071019.BEF.003 ecotype Adirondacks linkage group LG22, ASM2129224v1, whole genome shotgun sequence genome contains a region encoding:
- the LOC123962342 gene encoding G-protein coupled receptor 22-like → MHILPCPEQEATMSNVTVTDNTEPISRTMSPATPSPYPYPVSFQVSLTGFLMLEILLGLSSNLTVLALYCMKSNLISSVSNIVTMNLHVLDVLVCVCCIPLTIVVVLLSLEGDTALVCCFHEACVSFASVATAANVLAITLDRYDISVKPANRVLTMGRALALLAAIWVLSFVSFLVPFIEVGFFAQGHAELNQTAVENVVHTNQYYTELGLYYHLLAQIPIFFFTAIVMLITYSKILQALNIRIGTRFHASQKKKARRKKRPSMTAMTTQQEATDGSQSSGSRNPTLGMRTSVSVIIALRRAVKRHRERRERQKRVFRMSLLIVSTFLLCWTPITVLNTVILSVGPSDLMVKLRLGFLVMAYGTTIFHPLLYAFTRQKFQKVLKSKMKKRVVSIIEADPTPNNAIIHNSWIDPKRNKKVTFEDKDARQKCLSSEEVA, encoded by the coding sequence ATGCATATCCTTCCCTGCCCGGAACAAGAAGCCACAATGAGCAACGTCACAGTCACCGACAACACTGAACCCATAAGCCGCACCATGAGTCCGGCAACCCCCAGCCCGTATCCCTATCCTGTTAGTTTCCAGGTCTCCCTAACTGGGTTCCTCATGCTGGAAATCCTCCTGGGCCTGAGCTCTAACCTCACTGTCCTTGCCCTCTACTGTATGAAGTCGAACCTTATTAGTTCTGTCAGTAACATTGTCACTATGAATCTCCATGTGTTGGATGTGctggtttgtgtgtgctgcATCCCCCTTACCATTGTGGTGGTGTTGCTCTCCCTGGAGGGAGACACCGCTCTTGTCTGCTGCTTCCATGAAGCCTGTGTCTCCTTTGCGAGTGTTGCCACTGCTGCTAATGTGCTTGCCATCACCCTTGATCGCTACGACATCTCAGTCAAACCAGCCAACCGGGTGCTGACCATGGGCCGTGCCCTAGCACTGCTGGCTGCCATTTGGGTGCTATCCTTTGTTAGTTTCCTCGTACCCTTTATTGAGGTGGGCTTCTTCGCCCAGGGCCATGCTGAGCTGAACCAGACAGCGGTGGAGAATGTGGTCCACACTAACCAGTACTACACAGAACTTGGTCTCTATTACCACTTGCTCGCTCAGATTCCTATTTTCTTCTTTACTGCCATTGTCATGCTCATCACCTACTCAAAGATCCTGCAGGCACTCAATATTCGCATTGGCACACGTTTTCATGCTTCACAGAAGAAGAAGGCTCGCAGGAAAAAGCGTCCATCCATGACGGCCATGACAACGCAGCAAGAGGCCACAGATGGATCACAGAGCAGCGGCAGTCGCAACCCTACACTAGGTATGCGTACCTCCGTCTCTGTTATCATTGCCTTGCGCAGGGCTGTTAAACGCCACAGAGAAAGGCGAGAGCGCCAAAAGAGGGTTTTCAGGATGTCCCTCCTGATTGTGTCAACCTTTCTGCTGTGCTGGACGCCCATCACAGTACTCAACACAGTCATCCTGAGTGTGGGCCCCAGTGACCTAATGGTCAAGTTGAGACTGGGCTTCCTGGTCATGGCCTATGGGACTACTATCTTTCATCCTCTACTATATGCCTTCACTAGGCAGAAATTCCAGAAAGTCTTGAAAAGCAAGATGAAGAAGCGAGTTGTGTCGATCATTGAGGCAGATCCTACCCCTAATAATGCCATTATCCACAACTCCTGGATCGacccaaagagaaacaaaaaggtGACATTTGAGGACAAAGATGCCCGACAGAAATGTCTGTCTTCTGAGGAAGTGGCGTGA
- the LOC123962343 gene encoding B-cell receptor-associated protein 29-like — protein MTLQWTAVAFFLYAEIAVNVILCIPFISPQRWRLVFSWRIWNWLSPYWNKCFFTMIMVLIVLFLDAVRDVQKYSGPEPMHDAKVNPNVYDHVHMKLFRAQRNLYISGFSLFLWLIMRRVVTLLNQVAVTSENSAGLQAEMDIAIKAAKQHQDDNLMLRHALLDEERSKSAKNQLVKLEVEKLVEQVKASEEAVRKSHAEVEAMKRQAKGLAQEYDRLLMEHHQLQNLQSAADKKDQ, from the exons ATGACTCTCCAGTGGACAGCTGTGGCTTTCTTCCTCTATGCAGAGATAGCAGTCAACGTCATCTTGTGTATACCCTTCATATCACCACAGAG ATGGCGTTTGGTTTTCAGCTGGAGAATATGGAACTGGTTATCTCCATATTGGAACAAATGCTTCTTTACTATGATCATGGTTCTTATTGTGCTTTTCCTTG ATGCTGTCCGTGACGTGCAGAAATATTCTGGTCCTGAGCCCATGCACGATGCCAAGGTGAACCCAAATGTGTATGACCATGTCCACATGAAGCTGTTCAGAGCCCAGAGGAACCTCTACATATCAggcttttctctcttcctctggcT TATCATGCGTCGGGTTGTCACCTTGCTAAATCAGGTTGCTGTCACCTCTGAGAACAGTGCAGGTCTTCAGGCGGAGATGGACATTGCTATCAAAGCAGCCAAGCAGCACCAAGACGACAACTTAATGCTCAGACAT GCTCTTTTGGATGAAGAAAGATCTAAGTCAGCAAAAAACCAGCTAGTGAAGCTGGAGGTTGAGAAGCTGGTAGAGCAAGTGAAGGCCTCTGAGGAGG ctgtgcgTAAGTCTCATGCTGAAGTAGAAGCAATGAAGAGGCAGGCAAAAGGTCTGGCACAAGAATATGACAGACTATTGATGGAACACCATCAACTCCAG AATCTCCAGAGTGCTGCAGACAAAAAGGATCAGTAA
- the LOC123961792 gene encoding solute carrier organic anion transporter family member 1C1-like has product MKKIDNAATGSWTQDNNPTSSEVKNFCHPSLKMFLAALSFAYFAKALSGSYMKSTITQLERRFDIPSYLIGIIDGSFEIGNLLVIAFVSYFGAKLHRPKIIAIGCVLMSFGTFLIAMPHFIIGRYKIETSVRSSVNSTSNLSPCPASSPESTRADDRPSLLLSRGCERESSISMWTYLLLGNVLRGIGETPVQPLGISYIDDYAQSENAALYIGCVQTISIIGPVFGYLLGSLCAKIYVDIGYVDMEMVTITPSDARWVGAWWLGYLIAGTITLMSAVPFWFLPKSLPMPVDKHDTSCTPEQTRFIKDSQKLEHKFRPEEPANLHQMAKEFLPTVKSLLGNPVYSIYLCVTIIQFNSLIGMVTYKPKYIEQHYGQSASKANFLMGTINIPAVALGMFSGGVVMKKYKLGIMGAAKFAFGTSLLGYFLSLFFLAMGCENSKVAGITVSYSGVEGLSYQERSLFSDCNSDCLCSRKEWDPVCGENGITYMSPCLAGCTSSTGSGRNTMFDNCRCVALADTEPGNLTATLGQCPRRESCDRIFPYFLALSVLSSFIISLGGTPGFMLLVRCIKPELKSLALGIHTLATRTLAGIPAPIYFGATIDTTCLKWGYKMCGGRGACRIYNTSAYRIVYLGLTLGLRTVSFFLCISGFALLKRHIKREEKYALANGSAELESLKKENNSIHCEQFILALDRNPDRETRL; this is encoded by the exons ATGAAGAAAATTGACAATGCAGCCACAGGCAGCTGGACTCAAGACAACAACCCCACCTCCTCAGAAGTAAAGAACTTCTGCCATCCCAGTCTAAAG ATGTTCCTTGCAGCTTTGTCATTTGCCTACTTTGCCAAGGCTTTATCTGGCAGCTACATGAAGAGTACAATTACTCAACTAGAAAGGCGATTTGACATCCCCAGTTATCTGATCGGCATCATAGATGGGAGCTTTGAAATAG GGAATTTGTTGGTTATTGCCTTTGTGAGCTATTTTGGTGCCAAACTCCACCGACCCAAGATCATAGCAATCGGATGTGTCTTGATGTCTTTTGGGACCTTCTTGATCGCCATGCCTCATTTCATCATTGGCCG CTATAAGATCGAAACATCAGTCAGATCGTCAGTGAACTCAACCAGTAACCTCTCTCCATGTCCAGCAAGCTCACCTGAGTCCACTAGGGCAGATGACAGACCCTCTTTACTGCTCTCTAGAG GCTGTGAGCGAGAGTCCAGCATTTCGATGTGGACCTATTTACTTCTGGGAAACGTCCTGCGTGGGATTGGAGAGACTCCAGTACAGCCTCTGGGAATCTCCTATATTGATGATTATGCACAGTCCGAGAATGCTGCCCTCTATATTG GATGTGTCCAAACCATATCAATTATCGGTCCTGTCTTTGGGTACCTGCTGGGGTCGCTGTGTGCCAAGATCTACGTTGACATTGGCTATGTGGACATGG AGATGGTGACTATTACCCCTAGTGATGCTCGCTGGGTGGGGGCATGGTGGCTGGGCTACCTTATCGCTGGTACCATCACCCTCATGTCTGCTGTTCCTTTCTGGTTCCTGCCCAAATCACTGCCCATGCCTGTGGATAAACATGATACCAGCTGCACACCAGAGCAAACCAGGTTTATTAAAGATTCCCAAAAATTGGAACACAAGTTCAGACCTGAAGAGCCAGCTAATTTACATCAGATGGCCAAAG AATTTCTGCCCACAGTGAAGAGTCTGCTTGGAAATCCCGTGTACAGCATCTACTTATGCGTGACTATCATTCAGTTCAACTCTCTCATCGGGATGGTCACCTACAAACCCAAATACATTGAACAACACTATGGCCAGTCAGCATCAAAAGCTAACTTTCTCATGG GCACAATCAACATCCCGGCTGTGGCCCTTGGGATGTTCTCTGGTGGGGTTGTCATGAAGAAGTACAAGCTGGGTATCATGGGAGCAGCTAAATTTGCCTTTGGGACCTCCTTGCTGGGTTACTTCCTGTCACTCTTTTTCTTAGCCATGGGCTGTGAGAACTCCAAGGTGGCAGGCATCACAGTTTCATATAGTGG AGTGGAAGGCTTGTCTTATCAGGAACGGTCTCTCTTCTCTGACTGTAACTCGGATTGCTTGTGCTCAAGAAAGGAGTGGGATCCAGTGTGTGGAGAGAATGGGATCACTTACATGTCTCCGTGCTTGGCTGGATGTACCTCCTCCACTGGCTCTGGCAGAAATACG ATGTTTGACAATTGCAGGTGTGTAGCGCTGGCTGATACCGAACCAGGCAACCTGACAGCCACTCTGGGCCAGTGTCCACGCAGAGAGAGCTGTGACAGAATCTTTCCTTACTTCCTGGCTCTGTCTGTCCTCAGCTCCTTCATTATCTCTCTTGGGGGAACACCTGGCTTCATGCTGCTTGTCAG GTGCATTAAGCCCGAGCTGAAATCCCTTGCTCTGGGAATCCACACATTGGCCACTCGCACCCTCG CTGGAATACCTGCCCCAATATACTTTGGAGCCACAATCGACACAACATGCCTCAAATGGGGATACAAGATGTgcggaggaagaggagcatGCAGAATATATAACACATCAGCTTACAG GATAGTGTACCTAGGCCTAACATTGGGCTTGAGGACAGTCTccttcttcctttgtatttcaGGCTTTGCACTACTCAAAAGACATATTAAGAGGGAGGAGAAATATGCTCTGGCAAATGGGAGTGCAGAGTTGGAGTCACTAAAGAAAGAGAACAACTCCATACACTGTGAGCAGTTTATACTGGCTTTGGACCGCAATCCTGACCGAGAAACTCGCTTGTGA